In one window of Paraflavitalea soli DNA:
- a CDS encoding alpha-amylase family glycosyl hydrolase produces MKRTLTLLAPAWSKKTFYCIYVTISLLCLLQLQGNPVRAQDPPQYGTPYAAVPDPSDVNMYQVHIRPYSAAGNLAGVTARLDAIKALGTNVIYLMPHYPNGTDSRSSISPYCIKDFKGVGAEYGNLTNLRALVDGAHSRGMAVILDWVANQTSWDHPWITQHPDWYVRDGNGVIQPLNPFPDVAALNFGSSAMRTEMINSMRYWIFAANVDGFRCDYANYAPLDFWTQAINNLRGITSHKLLMFAEGDRLENFNAGFDMNFGDKWYYDAIRQIAGGASVAQIQTTTNTEYTFAGASQQVVRYTANHDTEGEATPFSVFQNHAGVVVNFLVSAYMRGVPFLTSGQEVDHNQTIPWPYTSVKINWSANPGAAADFTRVLNFRTSSTAIRRGTMTNYSNTNVCAFTKISGSEKVVVIANLRNSTQTFTIPAALAGSYVDAYTGTAVTLTSGATQSLTNFQYRVLTNANVPTVPVTSVSVSPAGISIKAATNTQLTATVAPANATNQSVNWSSGNTAVATVNASGLVTAIAAGTAVITATTVDQGKTATSTITVTPATTFTVNFYKPTTWGTGIKIYWWDAQPTGTLPNGTWPGVSMTSSGNGWYTYTFTNITSTNLIFNDGTNQTTDLTRNKTGWYLNGVWYDNDPGTPGPTYYQIQNRWQPTWYLYDGGNGQLRYGTNPGTNQAYQWLQEDAGSGYVLLKNRSSGKYIHVENQNGAVQCSTITPGWYSAMWAIAAATDGWSYIQNRWQTGQWINVEGQLGYAQYSGAQAGWHSAMWKFVNPTTGLTAGSSSTIQTATAVEDNITQPGDIRLYPNPSTGGHFFINIPALQENKLVTVSIRDISGKLLFQKNITGAARIEHGLPAGLYFVSIQSGQLKESRKLIVK; encoded by the coding sequence ATGAAAAGAACACTAACATTGCTTGCTCCTGCCTGGAGCAAAAAGACCTTCTATTGCATCTATGTCACCATTTCTCTCTTATGCTTACTCCAGTTGCAGGGAAATCCTGTCCGCGCCCAGGACCCACCACAATACGGTACACCCTATGCTGCCGTGCCCGATCCCAGTGATGTGAACATGTACCAGGTCCACATCCGCCCCTATAGTGCCGCAGGTAATTTAGCCGGTGTTACTGCCCGGCTCGATGCCATCAAGGCACTTGGCACCAACGTCATTTATTTAATGCCCCATTACCCCAATGGCACCGATTCCCGCAGTTCCATCTCTCCCTATTGTATCAAAGACTTCAAAGGAGTGGGTGCAGAATACGGTAACCTTACCAACCTGCGTGCCCTCGTAGATGGCGCCCACAGCAGGGGCATGGCCGTTATCCTCGATTGGGTTGCCAATCAAACCTCCTGGGACCATCCCTGGATCACCCAGCACCCTGATTGGTATGTGCGCGATGGCAATGGCGTCATCCAACCCCTCAATCCCTTTCCCGATGTAGCAGCACTCAACTTCGGCAGCAGCGCCATGCGCACCGAAATGATCAACTCCATGCGCTATTGGATATTCGCCGCCAATGTCGATGGCTTCCGTTGCGATTATGCCAACTATGCTCCACTCGATTTCTGGACACAGGCCATCAACAACCTGCGTGGTATTACTTCCCATAAACTATTGATGTTTGCCGAAGGCGACCGCCTGGAGAATTTTAATGCCGGCTTCGATATGAACTTTGGCGATAAATGGTACTACGATGCCATCAGGCAAATTGCCGGCGGCGCTTCTGTGGCGCAAATACAAACCACCACCAATACAGAATATACATTCGCAGGCGCAAGTCAGCAAGTGGTAAGATATACCGCCAACCACGATACCGAAGGCGAAGCCACACCCTTCAGTGTTTTCCAGAATCATGCAGGTGTGGTGGTCAACTTCCTCGTATCAGCTTATATGCGGGGTGTGCCCTTCTTAACCAGTGGACAGGAAGTAGACCACAACCAAACCATTCCCTGGCCGTACACCTCCGTAAAAATAAACTGGAGCGCTAACCCCGGTGCTGCTGCCGATTTTACCAGGGTCCTCAACTTCCGGACCAGCAGCACAGCCATCCGTCGCGGTACCATGACCAACTATTCCAATACCAACGTATGCGCCTTCACCAAAATATCGGGAAGCGAAAAAGTGGTCGTCATCGCCAACCTGCGCAACAGCACGCAGACCTTTACAATCCCCGCTGCCCTCGCAGGGAGCTATGTAGATGCTTATACCGGTACCGCCGTAACATTAACTTCAGGCGCTACCCAGTCTCTCACCAATTTTCAATACCGCGTACTGACCAATGCCAATGTACCCACCGTACCCGTTACAAGTGTAAGCGTATCACCCGCCGGCATCAGCATCAAAGCAGCCACCAACACACAGCTCACCGCTACCGTGGCGCCGGCCAATGCTACCAATCAATCCGTCAACTGGTCATCCGGTAATACCGCAGTCGCTACCGTAAATGCCAGCGGACTGGTAACCGCCATAGCTGCCGGTACCGCTGTGATCACCGCCACCACCGTGGATCAGGGTAAAACAGCCACCTCAACCATCACAGTCACACCGGCTACCACCTTCACCGTTAATTTCTATAAGCCCACCACCTGGGGTACCGGCATAAAAATATACTGGTGGGATGCCCAGCCCACAGGCACATTGCCCAATGGCACCTGGCCGGGTGTCAGCATGACCTCCTCCGGCAATGGTTGGTACACTTACACATTTACCAACATTACCTCCACCAACCTCATCTTTAATGATGGCACCAACCAGACTACAGACCTCACCAGGAATAAAACCGGCTGGTACCTCAACGGTGTCTGGTACGACAACGATCCCGGCACCCCCGGACCCACTTATTACCAGATCCAAAACCGTTGGCAGCCTACCTGGTATTTGTATGATGGAGGTAATGGCCAGTTGAGGTATGGTACCAATCCCGGCACCAACCAGGCTTACCAGTGGTTGCAGGAAGATGCCGGTAGTGGGTACGTATTATTAAAGAACCGCAGCAGCGGCAAATACATCCACGTAGAAAATCAGAATGGAGCAGTGCAATGCAGCACCATCACTCCGGGCTGGTACAGCGCCATGTGGGCCATCGCAGCTGCGACCGATGGCTGGTCCTATATTCAGAACAGGTGGCAAACCGGGCAATGGATCAATGTAGAAGGGCAACTGGGTTATGCCCAATACAGCGGCGCACAGGCAGGCTGGCACAGCGCCATGTGGAAATTCGTGAATCCCACCACCGGCCTCACCGCAGGCAGTAGTTCAACTATACAAACAGCCACCGCCGTTGAAGATAATATAACACAACCAGGCGACATCCGCTTATACCCCAATCCATCAACAGGCGGACATTTCTTTATTAATATACCTGCCCTGCAGGAAAACAAATTGGTAACAGTGAGCATCCGCGATATCAGCGGTAAACTACTCTTCCAAAAGAATATCACAGGAGCTGCTAGGATTGAGCATGGCCTTCCCGCCGGTTTGTACTTCGTAAGCATCCAATCCGGTCAGCTCAAGGAGAGCAGGAAGCTGATCGTAAAATAA
- a CDS encoding quinone oxidoreductase family protein, which produces MSITGKSIQPEGARRVKGIRVHQHGGPEVLSYEEVSINQPGRGEVLVRNRAIGLNFVDTYFRTGAYTPPALPFLPGNEGAGEVMAVGAGVEDFAPGDRVAYVMTLGAYAEESIVPARFLVHLPDGIDFETGAAMMLKGLTAQSLLRRAFRVEAGHTVLIHAAAGGVGLILTQWAKHLGATVIGTVGSPEKAALARKNGCDYVINYHLEDFAARVREITDGRGCDVVYDGIGKATFEGSLDSLRPLGYFVSFGSASGAIEAFDIMLLMKKGSLFATWQLLFTHLEKRENMLAMSEELFAVVSSGAVKIPIHTRLPLSEAAEAHRRLEARETTGATILLP; this is translated from the coding sequence ATGAGTATTACGGGAAAATCAATACAGCCGGAAGGGGCCAGACGGGTGAAAGGAATCCGTGTTCACCAGCACGGCGGGCCGGAGGTTTTAAGTTATGAAGAGGTAAGTATCAACCAACCCGGACGGGGTGAGGTGCTTGTGCGCAACCGGGCGATCGGCCTCAACTTTGTAGATACCTATTTCCGTACGGGAGCATATACGCCGCCCGCGCTACCGTTCCTACCCGGCAATGAAGGGGCGGGTGAAGTGATGGCAGTTGGAGCGGGAGTGGAAGATTTTGCACCCGGAGACCGGGTGGCTTATGTGATGACGCTTGGGGCATATGCGGAAGAGAGTATTGTACCAGCCCGGTTTCTCGTGCACCTGCCTGATGGCATAGATTTCGAGACGGGCGCAGCCATGATGTTGAAGGGGCTGACGGCGCAATCGCTGCTGCGCCGCGCCTTTCGTGTGGAGGCAGGTCATACGGTGCTTATACATGCAGCAGCGGGTGGTGTGGGGCTTATTCTCACGCAATGGGCAAAGCACCTTGGCGCCACGGTGATCGGCACAGTCGGCTCGCCGGAGAAGGCAGCACTGGCGCGTAAGAATGGCTGCGACTATGTGATCAATTACCACCTGGAAGATTTTGCTGCGCGTGTGCGGGAGATCACGGATGGCAGGGGCTGCGATGTGGTGTATGACGGCATTGGCAAAGCGACCTTCGAGGGCTCACTGGATAGTTTGCGGCCATTGGGTTATTTTGTGAGCTTCGGTTCGGCATCAGGGGCCATTGAGGCATTTGATATTATGCTGCTGATGAAAAAGGGATCGCTTTTCGCTACCTGGCAGCTGCTGTTCACGCACCTGGAAAAGCGGGAGAACATGCTCGCTATGAGTGAAGAACTCTTTGCTGTGGTTTCAAGTGGCGCGGTGAAGATCCCGATCCACACGCGGCTGCCGCTCAGTGAGGCGGCCGAAGCACATCGGCGGCTAGAAGCAAGAGAGACGACGGGGGCCACCATCCTGTTGCCATAA
- a CDS encoding AraC family transcriptional regulator has product MKQKALHRPFELYVADMEDWQARPLVYHFFEIVLILEGEGVRYVNLNRFPYEKGSIFLFTPLDCRGFKMDKATRFCSIRFSEVFLAKCKNGQERERITQWLRQLEHIFYHHNRFEQVLIRQPGDYQMIFTLINNMVQEYEGKQPYYEENLQHFITLVLNMLARNVADSILSTAASPEPEPLINRMLLHVHENIHSSDKLRISYLAKHFNLSANYVGEYFRKLTGESLQHYITQYKIQLVQHRLANSPLTVSQIATELGFSDESHLSRQFRKHTGGISPVEYRKKNSY; this is encoded by the coding sequence ATGAAGCAGAAAGCGCTACACCGGCCCTTTGAGTTGTACGTGGCTGATATGGAGGATTGGCAGGCAAGGCCCCTGGTCTACCATTTCTTCGAGATCGTGCTGATCCTCGAAGGAGAGGGCGTACGGTATGTAAACCTCAACCGCTTTCCTTATGAGAAAGGCAGCATATTCCTGTTTACCCCCCTTGACTGCCGGGGCTTTAAAATGGACAAAGCTACCCGCTTTTGCTCCATCCGTTTTTCTGAGGTCTTCCTGGCCAAATGCAAGAATGGCCAGGAGCGCGAACGCATCACCCAATGGTTGCGCCAACTGGAGCATATCTTCTATCACCACAACCGGTTTGAGCAGGTACTCATCAGGCAGCCCGGCGACTACCAGATGATCTTTACACTCATCAACAATATGGTGCAGGAATACGAGGGAAAGCAACCTTATTACGAAGAGAACCTGCAGCATTTTATAACCCTCGTCCTCAACATGCTCGCCCGCAATGTGGCCGATAGCATACTCTCCACCGCTGCCAGTCCTGAACCGGAGCCCCTGATCAACCGCATGTTGCTCCATGTGCATGAAAACATCCACAGCTCCGATAAGCTGCGCATCAGCTACCTGGCCAAACACTTCAATCTATCGGCCAATTATGTAGGCGAATATTTCAGAAAGCTCACCGGCGAAAGCCTTCAGCACTACATCACCCAATACAAAATACAACTGGTACAACACCGCCTGGCCAATAGTCCCCTCACCGTGAGCCAGATTGCCACCGAACTCGGCTTCAGCGATGAAAGCCACCTGAGCAGGCAATTCAGGAAACATACCGGTGGCATTAGCCCCGTCGAATACCGGAAGAAAAATTCTTACTAA
- a CDS encoding RNA polymerase sigma factor, giving the protein MAPQQRKEAFTEQIAGNEALIWKICRLYGHTAEDRQDLFQEIMVQTWQSFDQFRGEAKFSTWLYQVALNTAIAGIRKKKRTIPIVQREAIPEMADHSPPADDEQLQQLYTAITKLNGIEKALTLLYLEDKSYKEMETILGINESTLRVKMTRVKEKLRQLLNAYTYGTR; this is encoded by the coding sequence TTGGCCCCCCAACAACGAAAGGAAGCCTTTACCGAACAAATCGCCGGAAATGAAGCCCTGATCTGGAAAATATGCCGGTTGTACGGTCACACCGCCGAAGACAGGCAGGACCTTTTTCAGGAGATCATGGTGCAGACCTGGCAGTCCTTCGACCAGTTCCGGGGCGAAGCCAAATTCAGTACCTGGCTCTACCAGGTGGCCCTCAACACAGCCATTGCGGGTATCCGTAAAAAGAAAAGAACAATACCCATCGTGCAGCGCGAAGCTATACCCGAGATGGCAGACCACTCCCCACCGGCCGACGATGAACAATTGCAACAACTCTATACAGCCATTACAAAGTTGAATGGGATCGAAAAAGCACTCACCTTACTGTACCTCGAAGACAAGTCCTACAAAGAAATGGAAACCATCTTAGGGATCAACGAAAGTACCCTGCGCGTAAAGATGACCAGAGTAAAAGAAAAATTAAGGCAACTTCTAAACGCATACACTTATGGAACTAGATGA
- a CDS encoding cupin domain-containing protein, producing MNNQPVSFKYALEKKTPRVGPGGITRGASVSEFPASIGIAGVSMRLEPGAMRELHWHANAAEWAYVIEGSLRTTIIHPGGNGYTDLFYPGDVWYFPKGYGHAIQNIGDTAAHFILIFDNGDFSEDHTFSITDFLAHVPKEIAAQSLGLTLEEVDQLPKGEVYFAKSAIPNVGSILATPKEEPALMSMHRYPLEAQQPRLISGGGTLKLVTAKEFPISKTISGSILELQPGALRDLHWHPNADEWQYFISGQAEITVFLAEGHAVTEQFEAGDVGYVPMGAGHYIKNTGTEVCKILIGFNSGEYESIDLSRWLATNPKDLLAGNFGVSAEIIDKFPKDEVFIEQPV from the coding sequence ATGAATAATCAGCCAGTAAGTTTTAAGTATGCCCTGGAAAAGAAAACACCCAGGGTGGGGCCGGGTGGCATTACCCGTGGCGCTTCGGTATCTGAGTTTCCTGCGTCGATAGGCATTGCAGGTGTTTCTATGCGGCTGGAGCCGGGCGCGATGCGTGAACTGCACTGGCATGCCAATGCAGCGGAATGGGCGTACGTTATTGAAGGTTCCTTAAGAACCACTATTATACATCCCGGCGGGAATGGGTATACAGACCTGTTTTACCCGGGTGATGTATGGTATTTCCCCAAAGGGTATGGACATGCCATTCAGAACATAGGAGATACGGCCGCGCATTTCATCCTGATCTTTGACAATGGTGATTTTTCGGAGGATCATACTTTCAGTATTACAGACTTTCTGGCGCATGTGCCCAAAGAGATCGCAGCACAGAGCTTAGGACTTACGCTTGAAGAGGTAGATCAGTTGCCCAAAGGAGAAGTTTACTTTGCTAAAAGTGCTATCCCTAATGTAGGATCAATATTGGCTACACCTAAAGAGGAGCCGGCATTAATGAGCATGCACCGCTACCCGTTGGAGGCGCAGCAGCCCCGGCTGATCTCCGGCGGCGGCACCTTAAAGCTGGTTACTGCTAAGGAATTCCCGATCAGTAAAACAATATCAGGATCTATCCTGGAATTACAACCAGGGGCTTTGCGCGATCTGCACTGGCATCCCAATGCGGATGAGTGGCAGTATTTTATTTCGGGGCAGGCGGAGATCACTGTTTTTCTGGCAGAAGGCCATGCGGTAACGGAGCAGTTTGAAGCGGGAGACGTAGGTTATGTACCGATGGGCGCAGGTCATTATATTAAGAATACAGGAACTGAAGTCTGTAAGATACTCATTGGGTTTAATAGTGGGGAATACGAATCTATTGACCTGAGCCGATGGCTGGCTACGAACCCTAAAGATCTGTTGGCAGGAAATTTCGGTGTCTCTGCTGAGATCATTGATAAGTTTCCGAAGGACGAGGTCTTTATTGAACAGCCAGTTTAA
- a CDS encoding alpha/beta hydrolase: protein MAPSTNAVKAENDPQILLKVRQFLKGLNSGDGKPMEQLSPADARQVLVGAQQSVPVDYSGIEETEKTITQNGLTVTIHIVKPQGAKGNIPVFMFFHGGGWVLGDYPTHRRIVRDLVVESGAAAVFPDYTPSPEAKYPVAINQAYAATEWVSLHGHEIGVNGKDLAVVGNSVGGNMAAVVSLMAKDKKGPAIKLQVLLWPVTNANFETGSYHAFADGRFLTRNMMIWFWDNYTTDPAARKEIYTSPLLASLEELKGLPPALVQTAENDVLRDEGEAYARKMDEAGVPVTLTRYGGLIHDYGLLNPLAHIPAVKTAMLEAAAVIKGSLFK from the coding sequence ATGGCACCATCTACCAATGCTGTAAAAGCAGAAAATGATCCACAAATTTTACTGAAAGTCCGTCAATTCCTTAAAGGGCTAAACTCGGGTGACGGAAAGCCCATGGAGCAACTGAGCCCGGCTGATGCGCGGCAGGTGTTGGTCGGCGCGCAGCAATCTGTTCCTGTGGATTATTCAGGTATTGAAGAAACGGAAAAGACAATTACGCAGAACGGTCTGACTGTTACGATCCATATTGTGAAACCGCAGGGCGCCAAGGGTAATATTCCGGTGTTCATGTTCTTTCATGGCGGCGGTTGGGTACTGGGTGATTATCCCACGCACCGCAGGATCGTTCGCGATCTTGTTGTTGAGAGTGGTGCGGCGGCAGTTTTTCCCGACTACACGCCTTCTCCTGAGGCGAAATATCCGGTGGCTATCAACCAGGCCTATGCTGCTACGGAATGGGTGTCGCTGCATGGACATGAAATAGGCGTAAATGGCAAAGACCTGGCAGTGGTTGGCAACAGTGTTGGCGGCAATATGGCTGCGGTGGTATCGCTGATGGCGAAAGACAAAAAAGGGCCGGCTATTAAACTGCAGGTGCTGCTGTGGCCTGTAACAAATGCCAATTTCGAAACAGGGTCTTACCATGCGTTTGCGGACGGCCGCTTCCTGACCAGGAATATGATGATCTGGTTTTGGGATAACTACACGACTGATCCGGCTGCACGGAAAGAGATCTATACCTCTCCACTGCTGGCTTCTTTAGAAGAGCTGAAAGGGTTACCACCTGCCCTGGTACAAACAGCAGAGAATGATGTGTTGCGTGACGAGGGTGAAGCCTATGCCCGGAAAATGGATGAGGCAGGTGTGCCGGTTACCTTGACCCGCTATGGTGGATTGATCCATGACTATGGGCTGTTGAATCCGCTGGCGCATATCCCTGCGGTGAAAACAGCTATGCTGGAAGCCGCTGCTGTAATAAAGGGTTCTTTATTCAAATAG
- a CDS encoding alpha/beta fold hydrolase translates to MKTIQNNRIGFYAFVLLCFLLGNMKSIYAQNAGGIKNVVLVHGAFVDGSGWQGVYDILTKKGYHVTVTQQPLTSFEADVAAVTRIINQQDGPCILVGHSYGGAVITIAGNNPKVAGLVYIAAHAPDEGESEADNGKKHPSAYTSLIKGADGLDMIDPQRFAADFAGDLPAAKAGFMAMSQMPVADQAFHAIIHNPAWKKKPSWYMVAKADRIINPDLERLYAKRAGSKVIEIAGASHAVFASHPREVATLIVAAATEAASTPSK, encoded by the coding sequence ATGAAGACAATTCAAAACAACAGGATCGGCTTTTATGCCTTTGTTTTACTTTGTTTTTTACTGGGCAATATGAAAAGCATTTATGCACAAAATGCGGGCGGCATCAAAAATGTAGTACTTGTACATGGGGCATTTGTGGACGGATCGGGCTGGCAGGGTGTATATGACATCCTTACTAAGAAAGGATATCACGTAACTGTTACGCAACAACCATTGACCTCGTTTGAGGCGGATGTAGCGGCTGTAACCAGGATTATCAATCAACAGGACGGCCCCTGTATACTGGTAGGACATAGTTATGGCGGCGCCGTGATCACGATTGCGGGGAATAATCCCAAAGTGGCAGGACTGGTCTATATCGCCGCTCATGCACCGGATGAAGGAGAATCAGAAGCGGACAACGGGAAAAAGCATCCTTCGGCCTACACCTCTCTTATAAAGGGTGCCGACGGCCTGGACATGATCGATCCCCAGCGGTTTGCTGCCGATTTCGCCGGCGATCTGCCTGCAGCTAAAGCCGGTTTTATGGCCATGTCACAAATGCCGGTGGCAGATCAGGCTTTCCATGCGATCATTCATAATCCTGCCTGGAAGAAGAAGCCATCCTGGTATATGGTGGCGAAAGCCGACCGTATTATCAATCCAGATCTTGAACGGCTGTATGCAAAACGTGCCGGCAGCAAGGTGATAGAAATAGCAGGCGCCAGTCACGCTGTCTTTGCATCCCACCCCCGGGAAGTGGCCACGTTAATTGTTGCGGCTGCTACAGAGGCAGCAAGCACTCCTTCAAAATAA
- a CDS encoding Dps family protein, with translation MTPSIGITPDNLLKVAQILNGILSDEFLLYLKTRNAHWNVEGPDFYNKHKFFEEQYEQLDEIMDDVAERIRKLGHYAPATLAAYLQLTHLTEQSRATNDGAGFIKELLGDHESIIIHLREQINPVANEYKDAGTSDYLTGLLETHEKMAWMLRAHLQ, from the coding sequence ATGACACCTTCCATTGGCATCACACCGGACAATCTTTTAAAAGTTGCACAAATTTTGAACGGTATCCTTTCTGATGAGTTCCTGCTTTATCTAAAAACACGCAATGCTCATTGGAATGTAGAAGGCCCTGACTTTTACAACAAACATAAATTCTTTGAAGAACAGTATGAGCAGCTGGATGAGATCATGGATGATGTGGCGGAACGCATCCGCAAGCTGGGCCATTACGCGCCTGCAACGCTGGCAGCTTACCTGCAACTTACGCACCTCACGGAACAATCAAGGGCAACAAATGATGGCGCAGGCTTTATCAAAGAATTGTTGGGAGACCATGAAAGTATCATTATTCACCTGAGAGAGCAAATAAACCCTGTTGCCAATGAATACAAGGATGCGGGCACCAGTGACTATTTAACAGGATTGCTGGAAACGCATGAAAAGATGGCCTGGATGCTAAGGGCACATTTGCAATAA
- a CDS encoding LytR/AlgR family response regulator transcription factor: MNVLIVDDNEIARDALSQIAGRIKDVKITGECADALQAYNLLQEKQVDVILLDIEMPGMTGLELTRNLEKGPVIVFTTSKREYAVEAFELNVADYIIKPVTPARLIQAIDKARELIESKAEELNVSEEEFIFIRDSNIIRRIRLEDILFVESMRDYVKLHTPQKFYAIHTTLKAVEDRLPANKFLRVHRSYIVAIEKIDTIREGVIIVQEKTVPVADAYRATLNKRMNVL, translated from the coding sequence ATGAACGTCCTGATAGTTGACGATAATGAAATAGCAAGAGATGCCCTTAGCCAGATAGCCGGCCGGATAAAAGATGTAAAGATCACCGGCGAATGTGCTGATGCGCTGCAGGCTTATAACCTGCTACAGGAAAAGCAGGTAGACGTTATTTTGTTAGACATCGAAATGCCCGGAATGACCGGGTTGGAGCTTACCAGGAATCTCGAAAAAGGCCCCGTCATTGTCTTTACTACCTCCAAAAGGGAGTATGCCGTAGAGGCGTTTGAGTTGAATGTGGCCGACTACATCATCAAACCAGTTACCCCCGCCCGCCTGATCCAGGCCATCGACAAAGCCCGGGAATTGATTGAAAGCAAAGCCGAGGAATTGAACGTCAGTGAGGAGGAATTTATCTTTATCCGCGATTCCAATATCATCAGGCGCATCAGGCTGGAGGATATCCTTTTTGTAGAATCCATGCGTGATTATGTAAAGTTGCACACCCCTCAAAAGTTCTATGCCATTCACACTACCCTGAAAGCTGTGGAGGATCGTTTGCCCGCCAATAAGTTCCTCCGGGTACACCGGTCTTATATTGTGGCCATTGAAAAGATCGATACCATACGGGAAGGGGTCATTATTGTGCAGGAAAAGACCGTGCCGGTTGCCGATGCCTACCGTGCCACCCTCAACAAGCGGATGAATGTGCTATGA